From Arcobacter sp. CECT 8983, the proteins below share one genomic window:
- the hisS gene encoding histidine--tRNA ligase: MANIQSLRGMNDILNEDSKYFTYFIENASKIAKNYGFSYIETPILEETALFKRSVGESSDIVNKEMYQFIDKGENDVCLRPEGTAGVVRSFVQNKFDRAGGTYKWFYYGPMFRYERPQKGRLRQFHQFGCEVFGQASVYEDANIIMMLKDILDFFEIKFTLQLNSLGCPNCMPTYRENLVKHLTTFKDKLCEDCNRRIETNPIRVLDCKNENCQKLLYDAPKITNNLCEKCDTDFEKLKEILDFNGIKYEIDTNLVRGLDYYSQTAFEFTSNEIGAQSAIAGGGRYDKLVEFLGGRETPGIGFAIGIERLLELVKIKEQKEDVIYVGAMDEKALNLVSKIVNNKRKTSKTIMEYTPRGFGKHFKLAEKQGANIVALIGENELNDNTIYVKNIETQEEKTIKIEDF, encoded by the coding sequence ATGGCTAATATTCAAAGTTTAAGAGGTATGAATGATATTTTAAATGAAGATAGTAAATACTTTACATACTTTATTGAAAATGCATCAAAAATTGCAAAGAACTATGGTTTTTCGTATATTGAAACTCCTATACTAGAAGAAACAGCCCTTTTTAAAAGATCTGTAGGCGAAAGCTCTGATATTGTAAATAAAGAGATGTATCAATTTATAGACAAAGGTGAAAACGATGTGTGCTTAAGACCAGAAGGGACTGCTGGCGTTGTTAGAAGCTTTGTACAAAATAAATTTGATAGAGCTGGAGGAACATATAAATGGTTCTACTATGGACCAATGTTTAGATATGAAAGACCTCAAAAAGGAAGACTAAGACAGTTCCACCAATTTGGTTGTGAAGTATTTGGTCAAGCTTCTGTTTATGAAGATGCAAACATCATTATGATGTTAAAAGATATTTTAGATTTCTTTGAAATTAAGTTTACTTTACAACTTAATTCACTTGGTTGTCCAAACTGCATGCCAACGTATAGAGAAAACCTAGTTAAGCATTTAACAACTTTCAAAGATAAACTTTGTGAAGACTGTAATAGAAGGATTGAAACAAATCCTATTAGAGTTTTAGATTGTAAAAATGAAAACTGTCAAAAACTATTATACGATGCTCCTAAGATCACAAATAATCTTTGTGAAAAATGCGATACTGATTTTGAAAAACTAAAAGAAATTTTAGACTTCAATGGTATTAAATATGAGATAGATACAAACTTAGTTAGAGGGTTAGATTACTACTCTCAAACTGCCTTTGAATTTACTTCAAATGAAATTGGAGCACAAAGTGCAATTGCAGGTGGAGGAAGATATGACAAACTTGTTGAATTCCTTGGAGGAAGAGAAACTCCTGGTATTGGATTTGCAATTGGTATTGAAAGACTACTAGAGCTTGTAAAAATAAAAGAACAAAAAGAAGATGTAATTTATGTAGGTGCAATGGATGAAAAAGCATTAAATTTAGTATCTAAAATTGTAAATAATAAAAGAAAAACTTCTAAAACTATTATGGAATATACTCCAAGAGGTTTTGGTAAACACTTTAAATTAGCAGAAAAACAAGGAGCAAATATTGTTGCTTTAATTGGTGAAAATGAATTAAATGATAACACTATTTATGTAAAAAATATTGAAACACAAGAAGAAAAAACTATTAAAATAGAGGACTTTTAA
- the tmk gene encoding dTMP kinase — protein sequence MYVVIEGVDTAGKSTQLEILKKNHKEAIFTKEPGGTEIGLKLRAMALNGEATSTTAEMFLFLADRAEHIEQVIKPNQEKMVISDRSIISGISYAKELPLEVVTSLNLIATQNTLPSHVILLELSKEELTKRLSGKTNDSIESRGIDYLLDIQNRMKKTIEMLNLNHIYIDASLSIEEISQKIEGFING from the coding sequence ATGTATGTAGTAATTGAAGGAGTTGATACTGCTGGTAAATCAACTCAACTTGAAATTTTGAAAAAAAATCATAAAGAAGCGATTTTTACAAAAGAACCAGGTGGAACAGAAATAGGTTTAAAACTAAGAGCAATGGCTTTAAATGGCGAAGCAACAAGTACAACAGCAGAAATGTTTTTATTTCTTGCAGATCGAGCAGAGCACATAGAACAAGTTATAAAGCCTAATCAAGAAAAAATGGTTATTAGTGATAGAAGTATAATCAGTGGTATTTCTTATGCCAAAGAGTTACCATTAGAAGTTGTTACAAGCTTAAACTTAATAGCAACACAAAATACACTACCTAGCCACGTTATCTTACTTGAGTTATCAAAAGAAGAGCTAACAAAAAGATTAAGTGGAAAAACTAATGACTCTATTGAATCAAGGGGTATTGATTATTTACTTGATATCCAAAATAGAATGAAAAAAACAATTGAGATGTTGAATTTAAATCATATTTATATTGATGCAAGCCTAAGCATTGAAGAGATTTCACAAAAAATAGAAGGATTTATAAATGGCTAA
- the coaD gene encoding pantetheine-phosphate adenylyltransferase → MAEKTKKPIDSYRKAIYSGTFDPITNGHMDIIRRATNIFDEVVIAVAKSETKGPMFSHEQRVEFAKAATKGMETVRVIGFDTLLVDLATELEIHTIIRGLRAVSDFEYELQMGYANSSINKKIETLYLMPTLENAFVSSTIVREIIRFNGKFCHLVPDEVLKCM, encoded by the coding sequence ATGGCAGAAAAAACTAAAAAACCTATTGACTCATATAGAAAAGCTATTTATAGTGGGACTTTTGACCCAATTACAAATGGACATATGGACATTATTAGAAGAGCTACAAATATCTTTGATGAAGTTGTTATTGCAGTTGCAAAAAGTGAAACAAAAGGCCCAATGTTTTCCCATGAACAAAGGGTTGAATTTGCTAAAGCTGCAACTAAAGGTATGGAAACAGTTAGAGTAATTGGATTTGATACTTTATTAGTTGATTTAGCCACAGAACTTGAGATACATACTATTATTAGGGGACTTAGAGCTGTTTCTGATTTTGAATATGAACTACAAATGGGTTATGCAAACTCATCAATCAATAAAAAAATAGAAACACTTTATTTAATGCCAACATTAGAAAATGCTTTTGTTTCTTCAACAATAGTAAGAGAAATAATCAGGTTTAATGGTAAATTCTGTCATCTTGTTCCAGACGAGGTATTAAAATGTATGTAG
- a CDS encoding UbiX family flavin prenyltransferase: MKLVVAITGASGSRLGLKFIQKLPNNIEVHAVISKSAKKALKLEENISVKDLINERKNSFIYKETQIEAPISSGSFKTDKMIILPCSMNTLAKCAVGISDNLITRAFTVMIKENRDVILAPREMPYSSIALENMLKLSKLGVTIAPPTLAYYSKQDSLDMMEDFMIGKWFDLLKIDHNLYKRWE; encoded by the coding sequence ATGAAATTAGTTGTTGCTATAACTGGTGCTAGTGGTTCTAGACTAGGTTTAAAATTCATACAAAAACTTCCTAATAACATAGAAGTTCACGCAGTTATTTCTAAAAGCGCTAAAAAAGCTTTAAAACTTGAAGAAAATATAAGTGTAAAAGATTTGATAAATGAAAGAAAAAACTCGTTTATCTACAAAGAAACTCAAATAGAAGCCCCTATCTCGTCAGGTTCTTTTAAAACAGACAAGATGATTATTCTTCCTTGCTCTATGAATACCCTTGCAAAATGTGCTGTTGGAATTAGTGATAACTTAATCACTAGAGCATTTACAGTTATGATTAAAGAGAATAGAGACGTTATTCTAGCTCCTAGAGAAATGCCTTATTCTTCAATTGCATTAGAGAATATGTTAAAACTTTCAAAACTAGGTGTAACTATTGCTCCACCAACACTTGCATATTATTCAAAGCAAGATTCATTGGACATGATGGAAGATTTTATGATAGGGAAATGGTTTGATTTATTAAAAATTGACCACAATTTATATAAAAGATGGGAATAA
- a CDS encoding recombinase family protein, with the protein MSRILSFVRVNNNNEVYTNSQREGIKNYVEKNNISISENIEIEIDTPVEERNILDFLKNCESSSTLLVYDLNVFGRTIETILEVLKFLLSNKIRIIVVKQNLDLIDDKDMLTQMILGVVSMTIGLEKELMSLRTKEALTAKKLKGEHLGKPKGTIQKSKFDKQRDKIEELLAVGLSVRKIAKLLGYNNHIGLNNYVKKRNIRNNLPNTLDIAS; encoded by the coding sequence ATGTCTAGAATTTTAAGTTTTGTAAGAGTTAATAACAACAATGAAGTTTATACGAATTCACAAAGAGAAGGTATAAAAAATTATGTGGAAAAAAACAATATTTCTATTTCAGAAAATATAGAAATTGAAATTGATACTCCTGTTGAAGAAAGAAATATTTTGGATTTTTTAAAAAACTGTGAATCTTCATCTACTCTTTTAGTTTATGATTTAAATGTTTTTGGAAGAACAATTGAAACTATTTTAGAAGTGTTAAAGTTTCTTTTATCAAATAAAATTAGAATAATTGTTGTTAAACAAAATCTTGATTTAATTGATGATAAAGATATGTTAACTCAAATGATACTTGGTGTTGTTTCTATGACAATTGGATTAGAAAAAGAGTTAATGAGTTTAAGAACAAAAGAAGCATTAACTGCAAAAAAATTAAAAGGTGAACATTTAGGTAAACCAAAAGGAACAATTCAAAAATCTAAATTTGATAAACAAAGAGATAAAATTGAAGAGTTATTAGCAGTAGGTTTATCTGTTAGAAAAATTGCAAAACTTTTAGGATATAATAATCATATAGGTTTAAATAACTATGTTAAAAAAAGAAATATTAGAAATAATCTTCCTAATACTTTAGATATTGCAAGTTAA
- a CDS encoding HPP family protein produces the protein MFAIYNKGGLNFRSTIDNLYSMSNVESVSEARNNTEEGLPKDHSVKEKKKDQGQNKNSFEQLLEKDAANTYKEIANIDTKEPIFHISDLMRTDVITLNTNNKVNEAYEIMEENEIRQIPILDPETNKIIGMVTHKVLLDYIFNDLEYAEHNSEKTLDNLELREVITAHPLTDIRRVAKVMVDFSLTAIPVVDENDMIRGIVSRANILKAVANTPPLQIWG, from the coding sequence ATGTTTGCAATTTATAATAAGGGTGGCTTAAACTTTAGAAGTACTATAGATAATCTTTATTCTATGTCTAATGTTGAATCAGTATCTGAAGCAAGAAATAATACAGAAGAAGGTTTACCTAAAGATCACAGTGTTAAAGAAAAGAAAAAAGACCAAGGGCAAAATAAAAATTCCTTTGAGCAACTTTTAGAAAAAGATGCAGCAAACACTTATAAAGAAATTGCAAATATTGATACAAAAGAACCAATCTTCCATATTAGTGATTTAATGAGAACAGATGTTATTACATTAAACACTAATAATAAAGTCAATGAAGCATATGAAATCATGGAAGAAAATGAAATAAGACAAATTCCTATTTTAGACCCAGAAACTAATAAGATTATTGGAATGGTAACTCACAAAGTACTTTTAGATTATATCTTCAATGATTTAGAGTATGCAGAACATAATTCAGAAAAAACATTAGACAATTTAGAATTAAGAGAAGTTATTACAGCTCATCCTTTGACAGATATAAGAAGAGTTGCAAAAGTAATGGTTGACTTTTCTTTAACGGCAATTCCAGTAGTAGATGAAAACGATATGATCAGAGGAATTGTTTCAAGAGCTAATATTTTAAAAGCAGTTGCAAATACTCCTCCTTTACAAATTTGGGGTTAA
- the rplI gene encoding 50S ribosomal protein L9 — protein sequence MKVLLLKDVKGTGKEGDVVEVKDGYGKNFLIGKGLALLATNEVLNKYKAQQRKLAEIEAQEIAEAQELSEKLNSTKLTVKHKIGANGHLIGSVTNKEISEELKTQFDIDLDKKTLTLKSKIKAEGIFEVDCKLGHGIHATLKVDIIGVQ from the coding sequence ATGAAAGTATTATTATTAAAAGATGTTAAAGGAACTGGAAAAGAAGGTGATGTAGTTGAAGTTAAAGACGGATATGGTAAGAATTTTTTAATTGGAAAAGGTCTTGCTCTTCTTGCTACTAATGAAGTTCTTAATAAATATAAAGCTCAACAAAGAAAATTAGCTGAAATCGAAGCTCAAGAGATTGCTGAAGCTCAAGAGCTTTCAGAAAAGTTAAATTCTACAAAACTAACAGTAAAACATAAAATTGGTGCAAATGGTCATTTAATTGGTTCTGTGACTAATAAAGAGATTAGTGAAGAGTTAAAAACTCAATTTGATATTGATTTAGATAAAAAAACATTAACTTTAAAATCAAAAATCAAAGCAGAAGGTATTTTTGAAGTTGATTGTAAACTGGGTCATGGAATTCATGCTACTTTAAAAGTGGATATTATAGGAGTTCAATAG
- the hslV gene encoding ATP-dependent protease subunit HslV: MFDATTILAYKGQGQAVIGGDGQVTFGNTVLKGNATKIRRLYKDQILAGFAGSTADAFNLFDMFETHLETTKGDLLKAVVAFSKEWRKDKVLRRLEAMMIVLNKEHIFILSGTGDVVEPEDGSIASIGSGGNFAISAARALAKHSDLKPVDLVKESLMIAGELCIYTNQNIKILEIED; the protein is encoded by the coding sequence GTGTTTGACGCAACTACAATACTTGCATATAAAGGACAAGGACAAGCAGTAATTGGTGGAGATGGTCAGGTTACTTTTGGAAATACTGTATTAAAAGGTAATGCTACAAAAATCAGAAGATTATATAAAGACCAAATACTAGCAGGTTTTGCAGGAAGTACTGCAGATGCTTTTAATCTTTTTGATATGTTTGAAACGCATCTAGAAACAACAAAAGGTGATCTACTTAAAGCTGTTGTTGCTTTTTCAAAAGAGTGGAGAAAAGATAAAGTTCTAAGAAGATTAGAAGCAATGATGATTGTTTTAAATAAAGAACATATTTTTATTCTTTCTGGAACTGGTGATGTTGTTGAACCAGAAGATGGAAGTATTGCTTCAATTGGAAGTGGTGGAAATTTTGCAATTTCAGCAGCAAGAGCACTTGCAAAACATTCTGATCTTAAACCAGTTGATTTAGTAAAAGAGTCATTAATGATTGCTGGAGAACTTTGTATATATACAAATCAAAATATTAAAATATTAGAAATAGAGGATTAA
- the hslU gene encoding HslU--HslV peptidase ATPase subunit — translation MDMTPKEIVTFLDDYVIGQDNAKKTIALALRNRYRRMKVEPELQEEIMPKNILMIGSTGVGKTEIARRLSKMMGLPFIKVEASKYTEVGFVGRDVESMVRDLVFESINLVTKEFEEKIKDKIDEEINKQIIEILVPPLPETATDSARESFIKTYNKMEAKLLAGELDDKKIEIEVPKKAHVEIIDSSMPMDMSSMQESLNKMLGGLNKEKVKKEVTIKDAKVLLKDVASENLLDQEAIKIEAIKRAENGGIIFLDEIDKIATGSKTQNQDPSKEGVQRDLLPIVEGSSVHTKFGQIKTDHILFIAAGAFHVSKPSDLLPELQGRFPLRVELENLNEDALYQILTNTKNSLLRQYKALLAVEDVELEFDDEAIHAFAKYSVSANEKTEDIGARRLHTVIEKVIEDISFEADTKAGEKIIITKELVEEKLEDIVDNEDTARYIL, via the coding sequence ATGGATATGACACCTAAAGAGATTGTTACTTTTTTAGATGATTATGTAATTGGTCAAGATAATGCAAAAAAAACAATCGCATTGGCATTAAGAAATAGATATAGAAGAATGAAAGTTGAGCCAGAACTTCAAGAAGAGATTATGCCAAAAAATATTCTAATGATTGGAAGTACTGGTGTAGGTAAAACTGAAATAGCTAGAAGACTTTCAAAAATGATGGGATTACCATTTATTAAAGTAGAAGCATCAAAATATACAGAAGTTGGTTTTGTGGGACGAGATGTTGAATCTATGGTTAGGGATTTAGTTTTTGAATCAATTAATTTAGTAACTAAAGAGTTTGAAGAAAAAATTAAAGATAAAATAGATGAAGAGATTAATAAACAAATTATTGAAATATTAGTTCCTCCTTTACCTGAAACAGCAACTGATAGTGCTAGAGAATCATTTATTAAAACATATAATAAAATGGAAGCAAAATTACTTGCTGGTGAATTAGATGATAAAAAAATTGAGATAGAGGTTCCTAAAAAAGCACATGTTGAAATTATTGATTCATCAATGCCTATGGATATGAGTTCTATGCAAGAAAGTTTAAATAAAATGCTTGGTGGACTAAATAAAGAGAAAGTTAAAAAAGAAGTAACTATAAAAGATGCAAAAGTTTTATTAAAAGATGTTGCAAGCGAAAATCTTCTTGATCAAGAAGCTATTAAAATTGAAGCTATTAAAAGAGCTGAAAATGGTGGTATTATTTTTTTAGATGAAATTGATAAAATTGCAACTGGTTCTAAAACACAAAATCAAGACCCATCAAAAGAGGGTGTTCAAAGAGATTTACTTCCAATTGTTGAAGGAAGTTCAGTTCATACTAAATTTGGGCAAATAAAAACTGACCATATTCTTTTTATAGCTGCTGGTGCATTTCATGTTTCTAAACCAAGTGATTTATTGCCAGAGTTACAAGGAAGATTTCCTTTAAGAGTTGAGTTAGAAAACTTAAATGAAGATGCTCTTTATCAAATCTTAACAAATACAAAAAACTCTTTACTTAGACAATATAAAGCATTACTTGCTGTTGAAGATGTAGAGTTAGAGTTTGATGATGAAGCAATTCATGCTTTTGCTAAGTATTCAGTAAGTGCAAATGAAAAAACAGAAGATATTGGAGCAAGAAGACTTCATACTGTAATTGAAAAAGTAATTGAAGATATATCTTTTGAAGCAGATACAAAAGCAGGTGAAAAAATTATTATTACAAAAGAATTAGTTGAAGAAAAACTAGAAGATATTGTAGATAATGAAGATACGGCGCGGTATATTTTATAA
- a CDS encoding TatD family hydrolase gives MIIDSHCHLDNSQYYDDIDEVIIRALENGIKGFLIPGADLNDLPRAQKLAEKYDEVFFSAGVHPYDIEQYDRKVLEEYISHPKCIAVGECGLDYFRLPEDEIEKKQNIELQKEVFIDQIEFAKKVNKPLIVHIREASNDSRIILEEYDAKEVGGVLHCFNASEHLLPLAKHNFYFGIGGVLTFKNARKLVEILPKIPLDKLILETDCPYLTPHPHRGKRNEPYYTNFVAEKVSELLEIPLEEVQKLTVDNTIKLFKQFSKII, from the coding sequence ATAATTATAGATTCTCACTGTCACTTAGACAATAGCCAGTATTACGATGATATTGATGAAGTAATAATTCGTGCACTAGAAAATGGGATTAAAGGTTTTTTAATTCCAGGTGCAGATTTAAATGATCTTCCAAGAGCTCAAAAATTAGCAGAAAAATATGATGAAGTTTTTTTCTCAGCAGGTGTTCATCCATATGATATTGAACAATATGATAGAAAAGTTTTAGAAGAGTATATTTCTCATCCTAAATGTATAGCAGTGGGTGAGTGCGGTTTAGACTATTTTAGACTTCCAGAAGATGAAATTGAAAAAAAACAAAATATAGAACTTCAAAAAGAAGTATTTATTGATCAAATAGAGTTTGCTAAAAAAGTAAATAAACCTTTGATTGTACATATTAGAGAAGCTTCAAATGATTCAAGAATAATTTTAGAAGAGTATGATGCAAAAGAAGTTGGTGGAGTATTACACTGTTTTAATGCAAGTGAACATTTACTACCTTTAGCAAAACATAATTTCTATTTTGGAATAGGTGGGGTTCTAACTTTTAAAAATGCAAGGAAGTTAGTAGAAATTTTACCTAAAATTCCCCTTGATAAATTAATACTAGAAACAGATTGCCCATATTTAACTCCTCATCCTCATAGAGGAAAAAGAAATGAACCTTATTACACAAATTTTGTAGCCGAAAAAGTTTCAGAACTTTTAGAAATACCATTAGAAGAAGTTCAAAAACTTACTGTAGATAATACTATTAAGTTATTTAAGCAATTTTCTAAAATAATTTAG
- a CDS encoding lytic transglycosylase domain-containing protein, producing the protein MNKVLSLIIIFSLYSYASLIGSSYSQRDLQILEELDITPSFISDYKLQRVYYHYQSKYNSSNYIDKLNEASLFLPKIKEILKEEGIPDVFIYMAMAESNFTMDAKSRVRATGLWQFMSATGRRYGLENDLYVDERMDLIKSTKAAANYLNRLHSLFGKWYLAAIAYNCGEGRVIEAITRATLDLYVEKHPKMEHDKRIKKYRETIRDYQQRRVRFREVRKIYNVVKKWDTKPDINDLLKVQTKISRQYIPSESRSYIRKIISLAMMKSQSFIRDEENSHLLNMGISTTVTTVPVKGGLHLRNIANSIGMSYEELLSLNKHIKQSIIPPTKKVYEINIPYSRLSRFNEAKDSIKDTKFLVHIVKRGDTLYGLSKKYRIPYSLIKDYNNLKSNMLSLKQKIILPIPTDMLGKIKFSSDRYRTGKKYIVKSGDSLYSIAKRYKIKVEKLKRDNNLKTSLLRIGDKIVIR; encoded by the coding sequence TTGAATAAAGTTCTTTCTCTCATAATAATTTTCTCACTGTACTCTTATGCCTCATTAATTGGTTCTAGTTATTCCCAAAGAGATCTACAAATCTTAGAAGAATTGGATATAACACCTTCTTTTATTAGTGATTACAAGCTTCAAAGAGTATATTACCATTATCAAAGTAAATATAATTCAAGCAACTATATAGACAAGCTAAATGAAGCATCTTTATTTTTACCAAAAATCAAAGAGATTTTAAAAGAAGAAGGTATTCCTGATGTATTTATTTATATGGCAATGGCCGAATCAAACTTTACAATGGATGCTAAATCAAGAGTAAGAGCAACTGGTCTTTGGCAGTTCATGAGTGCAACAGGAAGAAGATATGGATTAGAAAATGATTTATATGTTGATGAAAGAATGGATTTAATAAAATCAACAAAAGCTGCTGCTAATTATTTAAATAGATTGCATAGTTTATTTGGGAAATGGTATTTAGCAGCAATTGCATATAACTGTGGAGAAGGTAGAGTAATTGAAGCAATAACTAGAGCTACTCTTGACTTATATGTTGAAAAACATCCTAAAATGGAACATGATAAAAGAATTAAAAAATATAGAGAAACAATAAGAGATTATCAACAAAGAAGAGTTAGATTTAGAGAAGTACGAAAAATTTATAATGTTGTTAAAAAATGGGATACAAAACCTGATATAAATGATTTATTAAAAGTTCAAACAAAAATTAGTAGACAATATATTCCAAGTGAAAGTAGAAGCTACATTAGAAAAATTATATCTTTAGCAATGATGAAGTCACAAAGTTTTATTAGAGATGAAGAGAATTCACATCTTTTAAATATGGGAATATCAACAACTGTTACAACTGTTCCTGTAAAGGGTGGTTTACATTTAAGAAATATTGCAAACTCTATTGGTATGAGTTATGAAGAGTTATTAAGTTTAAATAAACATATTAAACAATCAATTATTCCACCTACAAAAAAAGTATATGAAATTAATATTCCATATAGTAGATTAAGTAGATTTAATGAAGCAAAAGATAGTATCAAAGATACAAAATTTTTAGTACATATTGTAAAACGTGGAGATACTTTGTATGGTCTTTCTAAAAAATATAGAATTCCATATAGTCTTATTAAAGATTATAATAACCTAAAATCAAACATGCTTTCTTTAAAACAGAAAATTATTCTACCTATTCCAACTGATATGCTAGGGAAAATTAAATTTTCAAGTGATAGATATAGAACAGGTAAAAAATATATTGTTAAAAGTGGAGACTCTTTGTACTCTATTGCAAAAAGATATAAAATAAAAGTAGAAAAATTAAAAAGAGATAATAACTTAAAAACATCACTTTTAAGGATTGGAGATAAAATTGTTATTAGGTAA
- a CDS encoding septal ring lytic transglycosylase RlpA family protein, which translates to MKLLLGKSSLKSILFISLSATILFTGCSRKSTVGSYIPYYGETQKKKTFKPLGSQKIRNSKAMHKATMRPYKVHGKWYYPTLAKVGDTQKGIASWYGPNFHAKLTSNGEMYDMYAMTAAHKTLPMNSMVKVDNLENGKSVVVRINDRGPFITGRIIDLSNKAAHAIDMVGKGTASVKIEVLGFNAKIARTKEEKQETASVGRYYVQVGAFSRPEGAKITKRKFELILEDRYNVIIKKSDLNRVWISGFRSEQEAQDFKEANGLSGALIIAK; encoded by the coding sequence ATAAAATTGTTATTAGGTAAGTCATCATTAAAATCAATACTATTTATAAGTTTAAGTGCAACAATCCTTTTTACTGGGTGTTCAAGAAAATCTACAGTAGGTTCATATATTCCTTATTATGGTGAAACTCAAAAAAAGAAAACTTTTAAACCATTAGGAAGTCAAAAAATTAGAAACTCTAAAGCTATGCACAAAGCTACTATGAGACCTTATAAAGTTCATGGTAAGTGGTATTATCCAACTTTAGCGAAAGTTGGGGATACTCAAAAAGGTATAGCTTCTTGGTATGGTCCAAATTTCCATGCAAAGCTTACTTCAAATGGTGAAATGTATGATATGTATGCAATGACAGCGGCGCATAAAACACTTCCTATGAATTCTATGGTAAAAGTTGACAATTTAGAAAATGGAAAATCAGTTGTTGTAAGAATTAATGACAGAGGACCTTTTATTACAGGAAGGATTATTGACCTTTCAAATAAAGCTGCCCATGCAATTGATATGGTAGGAAAAGGTACAGCAAGTGTTAAAATTGAAGTATTAGGCTTTAATGCAAAAATTGCAAGAACTAAAGAAGAGAAACAAGAAACTGCAAGTGTTGGAAGATATTATGTTCAAGTTGGAGCATTTAGTAGGCCTGAAGGTGCAAAAATTACAAAAAGAAAATTTGAGTTAATACTTGAAGATAGATATAATGTTATAATTAAAAAAAGTGATTTAAATAGAGTATGGATTAGTGGATTTAGATCAGAACAAGAAGCACAAGACTTTAAAGAAGCAAATGGTCTAAGTGGTGCACTAATTATTGCAAAATAG
- the hisB gene encoding imidazoleglycerol-phosphate dehydratase HisB translates to MTEINRKTKETDIKCKVDTQGNGKSNINTGVGFFDHMLEALSKHSGIDIDLSCDGDLHIDAHHTVEDCGIVLGKALKDEIFPIENVERYGNATVVMDEAATTCALDLSNRPFLVYEVNLSGKVGEFDVELAEEFFHALVMNSGLTCHIINERGRNKHHILEASFKAFAVALRRAMAKNDKLGIPSTKGVL, encoded by the coding sequence ATGACAGAGATTAATAGAAAAACAAAAGAAACTGATATTAAGTGTAAAGTAGATACTCAAGGTAATGGAAAATCAAATATAAATACTGGTGTAGGTTTTTTTGACCATATGTTAGAAGCTTTATCAAAGCATAGTGGAATAGATATTGATTTATCTTGTGATGGTGATTTACATATTGATGCTCACCATACTGTTGAAGATTGTGGAATCGTTTTAGGTAAAGCACTTAAAGATGAAATTTTTCCTATTGAAAATGTAGAAAGATATGGAAATGCAACTGTTGTTATGGATGAAGCAGCAACTACATGTGCTTTAGACTTATCTAATAGACCTTTTTTAGTATATGAGGTAAATTTAAGTGGAAAAGTAGGTGAGTTTGATGTTGAACTTGCAGAAGAGTTTTTTCATGCTTTAGTTATGAACTCAGGACTTACTTGTCATATAATAAATGAAAGAGGAAGAAATAAACACCATATTTTAGAAGCTAGTTTTAAAGCCTTTGCAGTTGCACTTAGACGTGCAATGGCAAAGAATGATAAATTAGGAATTCCTAGTACAAAAGGTGTTTTATGA